From Quercus robur chromosome 8, dhQueRobu3.1, whole genome shotgun sequence:
AAGCAAGTAATTGCTAATTAAAATGTCACATTGAATCCTAAGATGGATAAATCAGCAATGGCATCCAACATTGTCATTGATACACAGCTAAGCTCTTTGTAATTATATTACCTCATGcgtagggatttttttttataaaaaaattattctttaaattttattttaatttgactcTTTTTACCACAGTAGCACCAGCCATTGTTTCTGAaatcttctcttttttgtgCTACCCGACATGGTCGAGGTGTTTTGAGGGTGTTGAGATGATTACGTTGTATTTTGTTTAGTACTACAGAATATGGCCGCCATTTCTTTCCCActgttcttattttttgttagtaTGGGATGCTTGGCTCCCCTACCCCTACCTctcttcttcaaattttttttttgggtaataagatactcttctttttatttgcttttctttaCACAATTACAATAAACCTTATTCTTTGAGGGGTAGGGGGGGTTCCAtcccatttttatttatttatatggaAAAATAGGGTCTTCTAGCCAAAACAaggtaagaaagaaagaaaataagaaacaaaaaagatgaGGATATCTTAAGATTTAAACAACCAGCCGTACTTTTGTTTAATGTGTATTACTTTGGTAGTATACCCTCACAAGAGAAGCTATTTATCCCAACAAGAAAAGCtactaaaagaaataaatggtTGTGAAAGGGGTTTATCATTTTGCTGTTTTTGCAAAGCAATTTTATGGCAGAATGATCCATGCATAGACCATGAAAATAGACTTTGgtcaaaccttttttttggttgctagaattgaaaaaaatcattattggTCAGGTTTTGTCAGCTATTCTTATTTCCCAACATGATCATAACAATGAAAAGTCTCTGATTTTTCAGCCCAATGGGTTAACATCAATAGAGTTGTGAAGGAGGAAGACTAAATGAGAACCGTATGCtctaccattttctcaagcTTTAAAAGGATGAACCATTAGATAAGATTATTGTCTCAAATTTGAATACAATGTCAATGAATCGTGTTAGATTTCATTTCCTCCCTCTCGCGGTTGGTTTGGAATTTTAGGAAAACGTCTTTGTCGCATAAttgtcaaagttttttttttttttttgagagtcgAAAAGGGTGGTCCACGTGTGAATTGTCAAAGTTTGTATACAAGCTAATTGCTAACATTTCATGccgtaattattattatttggttgaaaacaaaattaattaatgcGCCATCTTCGTCAAGTTTGAATATGGTCCAAGCATATAATTATctcttttttatcttatttgacaATGTCAACACATCGATACTGACTTTAGAAGAAATAAATAGTCTAATACATGGACAGAAATCTGAAACCCAATATTTTGTGACAAGTGTGGACAGAGCACTTTGGAACaaacaatgaaatatatatatacacacactagtgGGAGAATGTCCTATTTTATAGGTATTTTAAGTAgagttagagatatatttttaccggattgttctcaaatttttttcctagtatgtaaagtttaaaaatatttctgaaCCATATAAAAGTTTAATTCAAAGAGGAGAATCTTCTTATATATACTAGACTCATCACATGTACTTTGTGCGTGcaataatgttttttattttattttatatatatatatatatatattttttttttttttttggtttagtgttataatgCTTAAAAGTGATATATGTAAATAatcatgtgtattttttttttttttaaaagaagtaaGGTAACATGGAATAATGTctaaaaatgagataaagaaCCGTAAAAAGTTGAAATCCAATGGAACATTTGACTTTATTGATTGGGATAAAAAttgtgataagtaaaaaaatttgagatttcaataaaagaaagatgatatACGTTAGTGTAGATGGATGGAAATTTGTGATAACTGTATAGAATTtggataataaaaattttagaatgttttaaagaataaaaaaataaaaaataaaaaccatggAAATTTCGGGATAAGAATGagtagtttttactttttatgtgaggtaggtttatatatatatatatatatatatttaaagataaTTGAAGtctttgaattcaaatagataacaaatacaGATAAAAATCAGACATTTGAATACAAATCGgtggtgaattttttttggtaactaaGATAGTATTACTGTTTTaactttttttgctttttttttttttttaaggaaaaaaattaaactaaatggtatgttattttaaaatttgtatggGAATATTTTGGTATGCCAAAAATTTAAGACGAAACAAGAGAATCATTTTATTAatagtatgtatatatatatataattatataatttgatagttacaataagagagagagaattgaattCTATACATTTTCGTTAAAAATACTAAGAGGTGTTAGTAGAGCTACGAAGTTCTTGGCAGCAACAAACAactaatttatttatgttgttaatctttttttggatgaataagTAGGATATTATTAAGCACAAGCACAAATACAACACAGTCAAAAGTCAAAACTGTACAAGGAGAACAACTCAACTATCTCTTTACACTATTTAAACTTTGAAACATGAAAGCTCCACAAACTACACAAAACCTTGTTTTGATAGGTACACTTTGAAGTATTTACAACTGCTAATCTTTTAATTAACCTTCCACTTGATCTCTTGAAAAATGCTCACTTCAGACCTTTTGGTAAAACAATACGTCTAAAGCACAATACACATGCAATCACAGAGCAACAAAGGCCACTCAAATGAGAGAAAATTTGCTGAATAAAGTATGTAGTTTGCCAACCACCCCTTTAAATCTAaggttttttcattttcctgaAATACAACCTTTCTAGATGactaagaaaattttattttattttatgtttcattTGCCCCTCTTTCTTGGTCAAAACAATGGAGAGACAAGCAGTCTACAAATGAATGCTGCAATAACTAATTCATTTgaccaatatatataattgcatGGTTTGGATAACCGTAGGAGACCAACATTCAGAAAGTCAAAGGATGAATATAATTCTACAATTTagacaaattttgaattgaatcCAAATATCAAATAATCTATATTACAGTGTCCATTGCTATGTAACTTAAATCCAAAAATATGTTTAATCCTTTAAATACAACCTCATCTTAATAACAGCAAGCATCTCAAGATTCTTAAACCAGCATATTTATGTGAACTACTGTTAGTAATTAAGCTTTAAGGAGCAATACAGCAGTCCTCTTGAAATAACCAGGTTCCTGGAGAGATTAACAGAACTGTTGAATTGCAATTTGTCAGAGTCATCATGAGAAATCATCAAAATTGTCATCGACCTACTTGGATATCTGAGCTAGATTTTGTAGCAGACCAAGAAATTTCATCAAATGTAGGGTGTCCTATGCCACCAAGGTTCTGATTAAAATTAGACCACATTGCAATTGTTTCAATTCTATCAAGCAAATTCACCTCCATTACATCCCTTTCAGACTCAGTGCCCTCATTTGCTCCCTCCAATACCTTCACAACTTGTGTCATTGTAGGCCTAGCACGAGGGTCTGGATATGCACATAACAAACCCAAATGAAGTACCCTCTCAACTTCCTCAAGGCAAAAACCACCATTGGACCTTAACCGCTCATCAAGACCCAAATGCAATTCCCCTCTCTCCATTAGCCTCCATACCCAATCAACCAAGTCTGGCTTCCCTTCTTCAATTGGTCTTTTTCCACACACCACTTCAAGAACCAATatcccaaaaccaaacacatcAGTTTGAGTTGAGGCTCGACCAGTTCGAACCACTTCTGGTGCCATGTACCCCACTGTCCCAACTACTCGAGTTGTGTTAGCCAATTGCCCATGATGGTGCATTCGGGCTAATCCAAAATCCCCTAGCCTTGCATTCATATCCTTGTCAAGTAACACATTGCTTGCCTTAATGTCCCTATGCAAGACTTTAGCTTCCCAACCCTCATGCAAATACAAAATTCCAGAAGCCACATCTTTCAAAACTTGCATCCTTTCCTGCCAATTCAACATTACACTCTCATCACGCTCGAAAATTCTCTTATCTAAACTTCCATTTTCCATATAATCATAGACCAAAATCAATGTGCATTTCTCATTTTTGCACCAACCTCTCAATCCCACCAAATTCCTATGCTTCAATCTCCCCAAGCTTGAAACTTCAGCTAGAAATTCACTCATCCCATGTTCACTCTCGAGAGAGATTCTCTTCACTGCAACTTCTACTCCTTGCAAAGTCCCTTTATATACCTTCCCATGCCCTCCAAGCCCAATCACATTCTCCTCAGAAAATCCCTTCGTTGCTGCATAAATCTCTTGGTAACTAATCCTATGTGGCCAATACTCCATTTCCCAATCTTCAAGCCCTTCCCTTTCCTCCCCCCTCTTCCTCCTATACAAAATAACACATATCAAAACCCCACACCCCAGTACGAAAAGACTACCAACACTAACCCCTACAATAAACCCTTTTGATCGAAAAACTGACCCTTTTGGAGTCACAAA
This genomic window contains:
- the LOC126695549 gene encoding probable L-type lectin-domain containing receptor kinase VII.2, producing MLLKDLLHNHCHISLSLSLSLMSSPTLPLVLITITLVILSSTSGTEFIFNTNFNSTNLLLFGNATIQSSILGVTDETSFSIGRALYPSKIPTTSTKSSSLLSFATSFIFSIAHVKNSLPGHGFAFILTPSTGINGTSSSQHLGLFNLTNDGKTDNHVLAIEFDVFKNQEFNDINDNHVGVDVNSLTSFTSYEAGFWRGENENEFEVLKLNNGENYQVWIDFLDSRINVTMAPVGMERPRRALISEFVNLSSVLLDEMYAGFCAATGQLVEGHKILAWSFSNSKFSIGDALVTTNLPSFVTPKGSVFRSKGFIVGVSVGSLFVLGCGVLICVILYRRKRGEEREGLEDWEMEYWPHRISYQEIYAATKGFSEENVIGLGGHGKVYKGTLQGVEVAVKRISLESEHGMSEFLAEVSSLGRLKHRNLVGLRGWCKNEKCTLILVYDYMENGSLDKRIFERDESVMLNWQERMQVLKDVASGILYLHEGWEAKVLHRDIKASNVLLDKDMNARLGDFGLARMHHHGQLANTTRVVGTVGYMAPEVVRTGRASTQTDVFGFGILVLEVVCGKRPIEEGKPDLVDWVWRLMERGELHLGLDERLRSNGGFCLEEVERVLHLGLLCAYPDPRARPTMTQVVKVLEGANEGTESERDVMEVNLLDRIETIAMWSNFNQNLGGIGHPTFDEISWSATKSSSDIQVGR